A stretch of the Arachis stenosperma cultivar V10309 chromosome 6, arast.V10309.gnm1.PFL2, whole genome shotgun sequence genome encodes the following:
- the LOC130935444 gene encoding uncharacterized protein At3g27210-like: MGSCSSLQRTQQTEEKTTMKLNLSSFASKANTLIIPPSPVKPKNNETFPLDDSALNSHRSTTTTSFTDYDKNASKEEAFFDSKAWLDSDCEDDFYSVKGEFTPSRGTTPVHHSFATPVMTNTIPGSAAEPSPTERKKKLLELFRESIREHKDGGENNEGDKPIIQDFLLSKSANSTPYFSETNSAGSAVKSKQRCLPSLVPCRSFSERRRKGSPGSAIAANGKA, encoded by the exons ATGGGTTCATGCTCTTCCCTTCAAAGAACCCAACAGACCGAAGAAAAAACCACCATGAAACTCAACCTCTCATCTTTTGCCTCCAAAGCTAACACCCTCATCATTCCACCATCACCCGTCAAGCCCAAAAATAATGAAACTTTCCCGCTTGACGATTCTGCCCTTAACTCTCACCGCTCAACCACCACCACTTCATTCACAGATTATGATAAAAacg CTAGCAAAGAGGAAGCATTTTTCGATTCAAAGGCTTGGTTAGACTCAGACTGTGAAGATGATTTCTACAGTGTCAAGGGTG AGTTCACCCCATCGCGTGGCACCACTCCGGTGCACCATTCTTTCGCCACCCCTGTGATGACCAATACCATTCCTGGTTCTGCAGCCGAGCCATCTCCAACagaaaggaaaaagaaactGTTGGAGCTTTTTCGCGAAAGTATCAGAGAACACAAAGATGGCGGCGAAAACAATGAAGGAGACAAACCAATTATACAGGACTTTCTACTATCTAAATCTGCAAACAGCACTCCATATTTCTCAGAGACTAACTCTGCAGGTAGCGCTGTTAAATCTAAGCAGCGGTGCCTGCCGAGCTTGGTGCCGTGCCGCAGCTTCAGCGAGAGGCGAAGGAAGGGGAGTCCGGGTTCGGCAATCGCTGCTAATGGGAAGGCTTGA
- the LOC130935647 gene encoding pentatricopeptide repeat-containing protein At3g04130, mitochondrial has protein sequence MHSIYRSVASDSASLCCKVLVSRSFSSQLVSSHCVGAREFWHEEQCLGLTKYADILIAKASKGNSDREILRSLFNDPACDGIHLSQNLIQRLLHRFKDDWRSALGIFKWAGLRSGFRHSPESYDMMIDILGKMKQMEKLRDFLEEMHEVGLVTLNTIAKVMRRFVGAGQWEDAVRIFDSLESLGLEKNTESMNLLLDTLCKEEFVEQAREIFLELKQHIAPNAYTFNILIHGWCKVRRVDEAQWTIQEMKGHGCHPCVISYSTIIQCYCQEQNFDRVYKLLDEMQAHGCSPNVVTYTTIMSALAKAEKFEEALQVVERMRSVGCKPDTLFYNSFIYTLGRAGKVDDATFVFKVTMLNDGVVPNTSTYNSMISMFCHYAQENRAFDILREMQDVGLCKPDLQTYHPMIKLCFKTGKVDSWLKDILNDMVNKHHLGLDISTYTLLIHGLCRADRYKWAYSLFEDMIDQGVMPRLKTCRLLLEEVKQKNMYEASEKIEDVMKKM, from the coding sequence ATGCACTCAATATATCGTTCTGTTGCCAGCGATTCCGCTAGCCTATGTTGTAAGGTTCTGGTATCTAGAAGTTTCTCTTCACAGTTAGTATCTTCTCACTGTGTAGGAGCTAGAGAGTTTTGGCATGAAGAACAATGTCTAGGGCTTACTAAATATGCTGATATTCTCATTGCAAAAGCTAGCAAAGGGAACAGCGACCGAGAAATTCTCCGGTCTCTGTTCAATGATCCAGCTTGTGATGGTATACATCTATCTCAGAACCTTATTCAAAGGTTACTCCATCGATTTAAAGACGATTGGAGGTCTGCATTGGGGATATTCAAATGGGCCGGTTTGCGATCAGGCTTTAGACACTCGCCGGAATCGTATGATATGATGATAGACATATTAGGGAAAATGAAGCAAATGGAAAAGTTGAGAGATTTCTTGGAAGAAATGCATGAGGTGGGTCTTGTTACTCTGAATACTATAGCTAAGGTGATGAGGAGGTTTGTTGGTGCAGGACAGTGGGAAGATGCAGTAAGGATATTTGATAGCTTAGAATCTCTTGGGTTGGAGAAGAACACTGAATCCATGAACTTGTTGCTTGATACGCTATGCAAAGAGGAATTTGTTGAACAAGCTCGTGAAATTTTCTTGGAGCTAAAGCAGCACATTGCTCCAAATGCTTATACGTTTAACATACTTATTCACGGCTGGTGCAAAGTCCGTCGTGTGGATGAGGCACAGTGGacaatccaagagatgaaaggACATGGTTGTCACCCTTGTGTTATAAGTTACTCAACCATCATCCAATGCTATTGCCAAGAACAGAATTTTGACAGGGTCTACAAGCTGCTTGATGAAATGCAAGCACATGGTTGCTCCCCAAATGTGGTTACTTATACTACCATCATGTCTGCATTGGCGAAGGCAGAAAAATTTGAGGAAGCTTTGCAAGTAGTTGAGAGAATGAGGTCTGTTGGATGCAAACCTGATACCTTATTCTACAATTCATTCATTTACACATTAGGGAGAGCAGGCAAAGTAGATGATGCTACATTTGTATTCAAGGTGACGATGCTTAATGATGGTGTTGTCCCAAATACATCCACCTATAATTCAATGATTTCTATGTTCTGTCATTATGCACAAGAGAATAGGGCTTTTGACATATTGCGGGAGATGCAAGATGTGGGCCTCTGTAAGCCTGATCTTCAAACTTACCACCCAATGATCAAATTATGCTTTAAAACGGGAAAAGTAGATAGTTGGTTGAAGGATATATTGAATGACATGGTCAACAAACATCATCTTGGTCTTGATATCTCTACCTATACACTTCTGATTCATGGGCTCTGTAGAGCAGATAGATACAAGTGGGCATACTCTTTATTTGAGGACATGATTGATCAAGGTGTAATGCCTAGATTGAAAACTTGTCGTCTGCTATTGGAAGAAGTCAAACAGAAAAATATGTATGAAGCCTCCGAGAAAATTGAGGACGTTATGAAGAAAATGTAA